The Rhinopithecus roxellana isolate Shanxi Qingling chromosome 14, ASM756505v1, whole genome shotgun sequence genome includes a window with the following:
- the LOC115893163 gene encoding acyl-protein thioesterase 1-like produces the protein MCGNNTSTPLPGIVPAAQKATAAVIFLRGLGDTRPVRPVTLNMNMAMPSWFDIIGLSPDSQGDESGIKQAAEKIKALIDQEVKNGTPSNGIILGGFSQGPIGDANRDISILQCHGDCDPLVPLMFGSLLVEKLKTLVNPANVTFKTYEGMIHSSCQQEMMDVKLLIDKLLPLQLIDVTKRPCVEVHQHHCSRV, from the exons GCTGCCCGGCATCGTGCCCGCCGCCCAGAAGGCCACCGCTGCGGTGATTTTCCTGCGTGGATTGGGAGATACTAGGCCTGTTAGGCCTGTTACATTAAATATGAACATGGCTATGCCTTCATGGTTTGATATTATTGGGCTTTCACCAGATTCACAGGGGGATGAATCTGGGATTAAACAggcagcagaaaaaataaaagctttgatTGATCAAGAAGTGAAGAATGGCACTCCTTCTAACGGAATTATTTTGGGAGGGTTTT CACAGGGTCCTATCGGTGATGCTAATAGAGATATTTCTATTCTTCAGTGCCACGGGGATTGTGACCCTTTAGTTCCCCTGATGTTTGGTTCTCTTCTGGttgaaaaacttaaaacattGGTGAATCCAGCCAATGTGACCTTTAAAACCTATGAAGGTATGATCCACAGTTCGTGTCAACAGGAAATGATGGATGTCAAACTATTAATTGATAAACTCCTACCTCTCCAATTGATTGACGTCACTAAGAGGCCTTGTGTAGAAGTACACCAGCATCATTGTAGTAGAGTATAA